A genome region from Erigeron canadensis isolate Cc75 chromosome 3, C_canadensis_v1, whole genome shotgun sequence includes the following:
- the LOC122593243 gene encoding uncharacterized protein LOC122593243 — MPPIEKPPPVIGKIGYYTVFVTPKSSPDPPPVQPPPVHYDKTPGSKFGFFWDAISTLQNVHSSLDDYLAHWFGLNQSKYQWALDDYYENESLEKADTKAKNISATTQSL; from the exons atgcCACCGATTGAAAAGCCTCCACCGGTCATCGGAAAGATCGGCTATTACACCGTCTTTGTTACCCCTAAATCTTCACCTGATCCACCCCCGGTTCAGCCGCCTCCGGTTCATTATGACAAAACCCCCGGTTCAAAGTTTGGTTTCTTTTGGGATGCCATTTCCACTCTTCAAAATG TGCATTCAAGTTTGGATGACTATTTAGCACATTGGTTTGGGCTAAATCAGTCGAAATACCAATGGGCTTTGGATGATTATTACGAAAACGAGAGCTTG GAGAAGGCTGAcacaaaagctaaaaatatatCTGCCACCACACAAAGTTTATAA